A genome region from Gossypium hirsutum isolate 1008001.06 chromosome A04, Gossypium_hirsutum_v2.1, whole genome shotgun sequence includes the following:
- the LOC107948580 gene encoding probable glutathione S-transferase — protein MGDEKVVLLDFWPSPFGMRVRTALAVKGIKYEYKEEDLSNKSDLLLKMNPIHKKIPVLIHNGKPICESLIQVQYIDEIWPHKSPLLPTDPYQRAIAKFWADFVEKKIYDLGKKVWTTKGEEQEAAKKEFIACLKLLEGELGNKDYFGGENLGYVDVVLVPFYSWFYAYEKCGNFSIERECPKLIAWAKRCMEKDSVSKSLPDQQKIYGFVLHLRKVVGLE, from the exons ATGGGAGATGAAAAGGTAGTATTGTTGGATTTCTGGCCAAGTCCCTTTGGGATGAGAGTAAGGACTGCTTTGGCGGTGAAAGGGATAAAATACGAGTACAAGGAAGAAGATTTGAGTAACAAGAGTGATTTGCTTTTGAAGATGAACCCTATTCATAAGAAAATCCCTGTTCTAATCCATAATGGTAAACCTATTTGTGAGTCCCTCATTCAGGTTCAGTACATTGATGAGATTTGGCCGCATAAATCTCCCTTACTCCCTACCGATCCTTACCAAAGAGCCATCGCTAAGTTCTGGGCTGATTTTGTTGAGAAGAAG ATATACGATCTAGGGAAGAAAGTATGGACAACAAAGGGAGAAGAACAAGAAGCAGCAAAGAAAGAGTTCATTGCGTGCCTGAAATTGTTGGAAGGAGAACTTGGaaacaaggattattttggtggGGAGAATCTTGGTTacgttgatgttgtgttggttcCATTTTACAGCTGGTTTTATGCCTATGAAAAGTGTGGGAATTTTAGCATTGAAAGAGAGTGCCCCAAGCTAATTGCATGGGCTAAAAGGTGCATGGAGAAAGACAGTGTTTCCAAGTCTCTGCCAGATCAACAGAAAATCTATGGCTTTGTTTTGCATTTGAGGAAAGTGGTCGGACTTGAGTAA
- the LOC107948581 gene encoding uncharacterized protein, with product MGASTDLALDLDEQISQLIQCKPLSKQQVRALCDKAKEILMEESNVQDWTGLNFQEIMDEVEKIRITVHTLAFCSGVLDSLAVELKASKDFSKLYAGIAILWLHPSLNQTSVIYCFFFFLIFFL from the exons ATGGGTGCATCAACAGACTTAGCCCTCGATCTCGATGAACAGATCTCGCAGCTCATACAATGTAAGCCACTTTCGAAACAGCAG GTTAGAGCATTATGCGACAAGGCAAAGGAAATATTAATGGAAGAAAGCAATGTCCAG GATTGGACTGGTTTGAACTTTCAGGAAATAATGGATGAAGTAGAAAAAATTCGAATAACG GTGCATACTTTGGCTTTCTGTTCCGGTGTTTTGGATTCTCTAGCGGTTGAATTGAAAGCATCAAAGGACTTCTCTAAGTTATATGCAGGCATTGCAATACTTTGGCTTCATCCAAGCTTGAACCAGACCTCTGTTATatattgttttttcttctttttgatcTTTTTCCTTTGA